The following proteins are co-located in the Cloacibacillus sp. genome:
- a CDS encoding IclR family transcriptional regulator, protein MKEDSVRSVERAFSILKAFTRDDYKLTLSELAERIQLPVTTTLRLASTLENLNMLHRHSDRCYSLGNQLYLLGSVAKANFRPQQIIYPYMKRMRDETKEAVSLYGVVGEDRACFEHVESLLSMQCVMRVGDRLPLWVGAGGRALLAFLGEETIEREIKNARKITATTLFEPDKLRLELSNVRTLGYSLSYGDREEGIISVAVPIFNRRGELTFSFSIAGPAQRFTEEQAVNLVPQIQKMCREVSTQI, encoded by the coding sequence ATGAAGGAAGATTCCGTACGTTCCGTAGAACGCGCCTTTTCGATCTTAAAGGCATTTACAAGAGATGATTATAAGCTGACACTCAGCGAACTCGCGGAGAGGATACAGCTTCCCGTGACGACGACGCTGCGCCTTGCCAGCACCTTGGAGAACCTCAATATGCTCCACCGCCACAGCGACCGCTGTTATTCGCTCGGCAACCAGCTCTATCTGCTCGGCAGCGTGGCGAAGGCCAATTTCCGCCCGCAGCAGATAATCTATCCCTATATGAAGCGGATGCGCGACGAGACGAAGGAGGCCGTTTCTCTTTACGGCGTCGTCGGCGAGGACCGCGCCTGCTTTGAGCATGTGGAAAGCCTGTTATCGATGCAGTGCGTGATGCGCGTAGGCGACCGCCTGCCGCTCTGGGTGGGCGCTGGCGGACGGGCGCTGCTCGCCTTTCTCGGCGAGGAGACCATCGAGCGTGAGATAAAGAATGCCCGCAAGATCACCGCGACGACTCTCTTCGAACCAGATAAGCTGCGGCTGGAGCTCTCAAATGTGCGTACCCTCGGTTATTCCCTGAGCTACGGGGACCGCGAAGAGGGAATCATCTCGGTCGCCGTCCCCATCTTCAACCGCCGCGGTGAACTTACCTTCTCGTTCTCGATCGCGGGACCGGCGCAGCGATTCACCGAGGAACAGGCGGTAAATCTCGTTCCGCAGATACAAAAGATGTGCAGAGAGGTCTCAACTCAGATATAA
- a CDS encoding methyltransferase domain-containing protein has translation MTNQIWNPQEYRKSADFVPKLGEPVIELLEPKAGERILDLGCGTGILTKKLTEMGCSVIGTDSSPEMVAAARELGVEAFLADAQILKMDEKFDAVMSNAAIHWMPDHYAVARRVWNLLKPGGRFAAECGGEGCVRIIREGMKIALIKRGLDYKARNPWKYPELGAFSKILENQGFQVKFIARIDRPTPLPAGLRGWLEVFSASHTEGFSDAEREAFYKEVEDYCRPTLFDEKKGWTADYVRLRFLAVKPQE, from the coding sequence ATGACAAATCAAATCTGGAACCCGCAGGAATACAGGAAGAGCGCGGACTTCGTTCCCAAACTTGGGGAACCGGTGATAGAACTCCTTGAGCCAAAGGCGGGAGAGCGGATTTTAGATCTTGGCTGCGGCACGGGCATCCTGACGAAGAAGCTCACCGAAATGGGTTGCTCCGTAATCGGCACCGACTCGAGCCCCGAGATGGTGGCCGCCGCGCGTGAGCTCGGCGTTGAGGCCTTCCTGGCGGACGCGCAGATCTTGAAGATGGATGAAAAGTTCGACGCCGTCATGAGCAACGCCGCGATCCACTGGATGCCGGATCATTACGCCGTCGCGCGCCGCGTCTGGAACCTGCTGAAACCAGGCGGCCGCTTCGCCGCCGAGTGCGGCGGCGAGGGATGCGTTCGCATCATCCGCGAGGGGATGAAGATCGCCCTCATAAAGCGCGGCCTGGATTATAAGGCACGCAATCCATGGAAATATCCCGAACTCGGAGCCTTCTCGAAGATCCTGGAAAATCAGGGTTTTCAGGTAAAATTCATCGCCCGCATCGACCGCCCGACGCCGCTTCCCGCGGGACTTCGCGGCTGGCTGGAGGTATTCTCGGCAAGTCATACCGAGGGCTTCAGCGACGCGGAGCGGGAGGCCTTCTATAAGGAGGTCGAAGACTACTGCCGTCCGACGCTCTTCGATGAGAAGAAGGGCTGGACCGCCGACTACGTACGGCTGCGCTTCCTCGCGGTGAAACCGCAGGAATAG
- a CDS encoding LysR family transcriptional regulator, which yields MEIREFEYILSVIRNRSFSAAAAELHISQPALSKYVAALEKRLGLKLLERTNKGLVPTYAGERCYACALEVSERMERWRAEMEGIAAMQKNRLRVGVIRNDRQYFLPQNIERFRERYPDIELNITQQLSKDIESGILNGRLDIGFVSEPSIPGSVDYRTLGKNYTLLAAPAAMGLAAEGAMKEPLPFPWIDIHLLDGAAFVLQDESCRFRSYIDDFFEHENFSPKVKMTTQSTVDALRFTELGVGPSLISDGYIHYLSLKEKVDIFCVGTPPATTNFGVIAKNLAALPKCAVDFIDIYMTDQMKI from the coding sequence GTGGAGATACGGGAGTTTGAATATATTTTGTCGGTGATACGCAACAGGAGCTTTTCCGCGGCGGCCGCCGAGCTGCACATATCCCAGCCCGCGCTGAGCAAATATGTCGCCGCCCTTGAGAAGCGGCTGGGGCTGAAACTTCTTGAGCGAACGAACAAAGGGCTGGTCCCGACATACGCGGGCGAGCGCTGTTATGCCTGCGCGCTGGAGGTGAGCGAAAGGATGGAGCGGTGGCGGGCCGAGATGGAGGGAATCGCCGCGATGCAGAAGAACCGCCTCCGTGTCGGTGTGATCCGCAACGACCGGCAATATTTTCTCCCGCAGAACATTGAACGCTTTCGGGAACGTTATCCTGATATCGAGCTCAACATAACGCAGCAGCTCTCAAAGGATATCGAAAGCGGTATATTGAACGGCCGCCTCGATATCGGCTTTGTCTCCGAACCTTCCATCCCGGGAAGCGTCGACTATCGCACGCTGGGCAAGAACTATACGCTTCTTGCCGCGCCGGCCGCGATGGGGCTGGCGGCGGAGGGGGCCATGAAAGAGCCGCTGCCCTTCCCGTGGATCGATATACACCTCCTTGACGGCGCGGCCTTTGTGCTGCAGGATGAGAGCTGCCGTTTCCGGAGTTACATCGACGATTTTTTTGAGCATGAGAACTTTTCCCCAAAGGTCAAGATGACGACCCAGAGCACAGTGGACGCGCTGCGCTTTACGGAGCTGGGTGTGGGCCCCTCGCTGATCTCCGACGGATATATCCATTATCTCTCGCTGAAGGAGAAGGTCGACATCTTCTGTGTAGGCACGCCGCCCGCGACGACGAACTTCGGAGTGATCGCAAAGAACCTCGCCGCGCTTCCGAAGTGCGCTGTTGATTTCATAGATATTTATATGACTGATCAGATGAAAATTTAG
- a CDS encoding AbgT family transporter yields the protein MQKKSAEERGFMKFIGGVERIGNHLPHPFMMFVWLIAFVILISVICEWLGVSASYTKVTEGASPETITIKAKSLLNKENIRFFFLNFQNIFFDFSPLRAVIPLLMAIGVCEQSGLMETFIKRTILKAPQWAVVAILTFVAINANLASDAGIIAAAAVGGAVYQAMGKNPWIGVSIAYAAGNAGFGANFLIASQDLVVNGITMAVTQELGLSAPAHLLMNWYFLSAAVIVLTAVTVLVTKYCTVPHIAADGLPIDIPRKECGETITPLQVKGLRHAGLALLFWLAVILLLTLPADAILRADNGALLPRSPFLSGIIFTLFMAFLLPGVAYGRTVGTITNSKDVPVMMGTALKQNIMLIVIALTASIFIKLFNLSNLPTIVGFKGAELINQANLTGYPTLVIIVCLTAFFNLFIGSANAKWLMLAPIYIPMFTAVGFSPAMVTAAYRCGDSCTNPIAPLSTMLVVAIALFERFNVDPGKKEVGIGTVIAYSLPYTIFFFFAFLAMLACFYFFNIPLGPGAGVFM from the coding sequence ATGCAAAAAAAATCTGCCGAAGAGCGTGGGTTTATGAAATTCATCGGCGGCGTGGAGCGGATAGGCAACCATCTGCCGCACCCATTTATGATGTTCGTATGGCTTATAGCCTTTGTAATCCTCATCTCCGTGATCTGCGAATGGCTCGGCGTATCCGCCTCATATACGAAGGTAACGGAGGGCGCGTCGCCCGAAACGATCACCATCAAAGCCAAGAGCCTGCTCAACAAAGAAAATATCCGTTTCTTCTTCCTTAATTTCCAGAACATATTCTTTGATTTCTCCCCGCTGCGCGCGGTGATCCCGCTGCTGATGGCCATCGGCGTCTGCGAACAGTCCGGCCTGATGGAGACATTCATCAAACGTACCATCCTCAAGGCCCCGCAGTGGGCGGTCGTAGCGATCCTCACCTTCGTCGCCATCAACGCCAACCTCGCCTCCGACGCGGGAATAATCGCCGCGGCGGCGGTCGGCGGAGCGGTCTATCAGGCGATGGGCAAGAACCCCTGGATCGGCGTATCCATCGCCTACGCCGCGGGCAACGCCGGCTTTGGAGCGAACTTCCTCATCGCGAGCCAGGACCTCGTCGTCAACGGCATCACCATGGCGGTCACGCAGGAGCTGGGTCTCAGCGCGCCGGCCCATCTGCTGATGAACTGGTACTTCCTCTCCGCCGCGGTCATCGTCCTTACAGCGGTGACGGTCCTCGTCACTAAATACTGCACAGTGCCGCACATCGCCGCCGACGGGCTGCCCATTGACATCCCCCGCAAAGAGTGCGGCGAGACGATAACCCCGCTGCAGGTCAAAGGACTCCGTCACGCGGGGCTGGCGCTCCTCTTCTGGCTGGCCGTCATTCTGCTCCTCACGCTGCCGGCCGACGCCATACTGCGCGCCGACAACGGCGCCCTGCTGCCCCGCTCTCCCTTCCTCAGCGGCATAATATTCACCCTCTTCATGGCCTTCCTTCTTCCCGGCGTGGCCTACGGGAGAACCGTCGGTACGATCACAAACTCAAAGGACGTCCCCGTCATGATGGGTACGGCGCTCAAGCAGAACATCATGCTCATCGTCATCGCCCTCACCGCCTCCATCTTCATCAAGCTCTTCAACCTCTCGAATCTTCCGACGATCGTCGGCTTCAAGGGCGCGGAACTCATCAACCAGGCCAACCTCACCGGCTATCCGACACTCGTCATCATCGTCTGCCTGACCGCCTTCTTCAACCTCTTCATCGGTTCGGCAAACGCCAAGTGGCTCATGCTCGCGCCGATATACATCCCAATGTTCACGGCGGTCGGCTTCTCGCCGGCGATGGTGACGGCGGCATACCGCTGCGGCGACTCCTGCACAAACCCGATAGCGCCGCTGTCGACAATGCTCGTGGTAGCAATCGCTCTCTTTGAGCGTTTCAACGTCGATCCCGGCAAAAAGGAGGTAGGCATAGGCACGGTGATCGCCTATTCGCTGCCCTACACGATATTCTTTTTCTTTGCCTTCCTCGCGATGCTCGCCTGCTTCTACTTCTTCAATATACCGCTCGGCCCCGGAGCCGGAGTGTTCATGTAA
- a CDS encoding C45 family peptidase produces the protein MDRFTLVKIKSADPFERGLQYGAQAAAQILGGIENYKKHFLARNLSWEEIGRRSAQYLPLLEKECPAELTEARGVAQGAGVELGDVMALNCRYELLKDKPKECTSASVLTEATGGDKVFLAQNWDYRPWVMDNAVIISIDNCEGTKILGIAEAGQLVRNGFNSHGVGICANNLTSTLDGGDPGIPVTFLRRRVLNSKNFKEAERLIYEGKRSVSCNYMLASGEDIATDLETTPKKVFRVEPEKGIVTHANHFVAGAEYCTAHDNKFRDKMLRRLLLENHGHITKEDIFQALSNHETFPGAADTYPQADCIEALCTHLPKGELDPNGVWQTIASVVYDLRAGSAYICKGTPCCGEYVRYDL, from the coding sequence ATGGACAGATTCACACTGGTAAAGATAAAATCCGCCGATCCATTCGAGAGGGGGCTGCAGTACGGCGCTCAGGCGGCGGCGCAGATCCTCGGAGGCATTGAGAACTACAAAAAGCATTTCCTCGCGAGAAACCTCTCCTGGGAAGAGATCGGCAGACGTTCCGCGCAGTACCTGCCGCTGCTTGAAAAAGAGTGCCCCGCGGAGCTCACGGAGGCGCGCGGCGTAGCGCAGGGCGCTGGCGTGGAGCTAGGCGACGTGATGGCCCTCAACTGCCGCTATGAGCTGCTCAAGGACAAGCCGAAGGAGTGCACCAGCGCCTCGGTGCTCACGGAGGCGACCGGCGGAGATAAGGTCTTCCTGGCGCAGAACTGGGACTACCGCCCCTGGGTGATGGACAACGCGGTGATAATTTCCATCGACAACTGCGAGGGGACAAAAATATTGGGCATCGCGGAGGCGGGACAGCTGGTAAGAAACGGCTTCAACAGCCACGGCGTCGGAATCTGCGCCAACAACCTCACCTCGACGCTCGACGGCGGCGATCCGGGCATCCCCGTGACCTTCCTGCGCCGCCGGGTGCTCAACTCGAAAAACTTCAAAGAGGCGGAGAGGCTGATATACGAGGGCAAGAGAAGCGTCTCCTGCAACTACATGCTCGCCTCGGGCGAGGACATTGCGACGGATCTTGAGACGACCCCCAAAAAGGTCTTCCGTGTGGAACCGGAAAAGGGTATCGTCACACACGCCAACCACTTTGTCGCCGGCGCGGAATACTGCACGGCCCATGACAATAAATTCAGAGACAAAATGCTCAGAAGGCTTCTTCTGGAGAACCACGGACACATTACAAAGGAAGATATCTTTCAGGCCCTCTCCAACCACGAGACCTTCCCCGGAGCCGCCGACACCTACCCGCAGGCGGACTGCATCGAGGCGCTCTGCACCCATCTGCCAAAGGGCGAGCTGGACCCCAACGGCGTATGGCAGACGATCGCCTCGGTAGTCTACGACCTACGCGCCGGCAGCGCCTACATCTGCAAAGGCACACCCTGCTGCGGGGAATATGTTAGGTATGACCTTTAG
- the hypD gene encoding trans-4-hydroxy-L-proline dehydratase: MNERIQRLRDESFDTHPSIDIERALLETEFYRENEGKLPMPVLRAANFKHICENKTIYIGPEELIVGERGPKPKAVSTFPELTCHSRQDFEILTTRAQQNYTVSPEDMDTYEKVVEPYWRGRCMRDRLFERMPEDWTLLYEAGTFTEFGEQRALGHTALDNLIYQKGALDLKKDIEASRAKLDFINDPEATAKDEQLQGMAISCDAVIIFAERHAELAEKMAAEEKDERRRAELLKIAEVCRHVPAHAPGNFWEAVQMYWFVHLGTITELNGWDAMSPGHLDQHLAPFYAKGIADGSLTRDEAKELLSCLWIKVNNTPAPPKVGVTAKESGTYNDFTNINLAGLRRDGTDGSSEVTYICLEIFDELRLLQPQGNIQVSERTPDNVLRAAARVFRNGMGYPSMFNADMVIQEQMRVGKTLEDAREGGTSGCIETGCAGKEAYLLHGYLNVPKLLEYALSNGVDLLTGKQVSIKTGELSEFKTFDDLYAAFEKQMAYAIETKIGVDNYLRYQYATNMAATYLSCVIRDCIQKGKDYYNGGPRYNSDYIQCCGIGTITDSLSAIKKHVYDDGTYTLQQVVEAMKANWEGHEEMRLTLWNKTPFFGNDDDYADDLMKMVYNSLFNNIDGKHSILGPTYHLNMLSTTCHNYFGQKLAATPNGRFSGMPESDGTSPSHGADRNGPTAVAKSLAKMDQVKSGGTLLNQRFLPSVLAGEEGIEGVKNLIRSYFKLGGHHIQFNVVDEDTLRDAQTNPDKYRGLLVRVAGYSDYFVDLDNYQQEEIIARNAQEGF, translated from the coding sequence AGAGCGCGGCCCCAAACCGAAGGCCGTTTCGACCTTCCCCGAACTGACCTGCCACTCGAGGCAGGACTTTGAGATCCTCACGACGCGCGCCCAGCAGAACTACACCGTGTCTCCCGAGGATATGGATACCTATGAGAAGGTCGTCGAGCCCTACTGGCGCGGCCGCTGCATGAGAGACCGCCTCTTCGAGCGTATGCCCGAAGACTGGACGCTGCTCTATGAGGCCGGTACCTTCACCGAATTCGGCGAACAGCGCGCTCTCGGACATACCGCCCTTGACAACCTTATCTATCAGAAGGGTGCCCTCGATCTCAAAAAAGATATCGAAGCCTCACGCGCGAAGCTGGACTTCATCAACGACCCCGAAGCCACCGCGAAAGACGAACAGCTCCAGGGTATGGCGATCTCCTGCGACGCGGTGATCATCTTCGCCGAGCGCCACGCGGAGCTTGCCGAAAAGATGGCGGCGGAGGAGAAGGATGAGAGACGCAGGGCCGAGCTTCTCAAGATAGCCGAAGTCTGCCGTCACGTTCCCGCGCACGCCCCCGGCAACTTCTGGGAGGCGGTGCAGATGTACTGGTTCGTCCACCTCGGAACGATAACCGAGCTGAACGGCTGGGACGCCATGAGCCCCGGTCATCTTGACCAGCACCTCGCCCCCTTCTACGCGAAGGGTATCGCAGACGGCTCTCTCACGCGCGACGAGGCGAAGGAGCTTCTCTCCTGCCTCTGGATCAAAGTCAACAACACCCCCGCGCCTCCGAAGGTCGGCGTCACGGCGAAGGAGAGCGGCACATACAACGATTTTACAAACATCAACCTCGCGGGACTCAGGAGAGACGGCACCGACGGCTCAAGTGAAGTCACCTACATCTGCCTGGAGATTTTTGACGAGCTGCGCCTCCTCCAGCCGCAGGGCAACATTCAGGTCAGCGAGCGCACGCCGGACAACGTGCTCCGCGCCGCGGCCAGAGTATTCCGCAACGGCATGGGCTATCCCTCGATGTTCAACGCCGACATGGTCATTCAGGAGCAGATGCGCGTAGGCAAGACCCTTGAAGACGCTCGCGAAGGCGGCACCAGCGGCTGCATCGAGACCGGCTGCGCGGGTAAGGAAGCCTACCTGCTTCACGGCTATCTCAACGTGCCGAAGCTCCTTGAATACGCCCTCTCCAACGGAGTCGACCTTCTCACCGGCAAACAGGTGAGCATCAAGACCGGCGAGCTTTCGGAGTTCAAGACATTCGACGACCTCTACGCGGCCTTTGAAAAGCAGATGGCCTACGCGATAGAGACCAAGATCGGCGTCGACAACTACCTCCGCTACCAGTACGCGACGAACATGGCGGCCACCTACCTCTCATGCGTCATCCGCGACTGCATCCAGAAGGGCAAAGACTACTACAACGGCGGTCCGCGCTACAACAGCGACTACATCCAGTGCTGCGGCATCGGCACCATCACCGACAGCCTCTCCGCGATCAAAAAGCACGTCTATGACGACGGCACCTACACGCTGCAGCAGGTGGTCGAGGCGATGAAGGCCAACTGGGAGGGCCATGAGGAGATGCGCCTCACCCTCTGGAACAAGACGCCCTTCTTCGGCAACGACGACGACTATGCCGATGACCTGATGAAGATGGTTTACAACAGCCTCTTCAACAACATCGACGGCAAGCACAGCATCCTTGGGCCGACCTACCACCTTAATATGCTCTCCACGACCTGCCACAACTACTTTGGTCAGAAGCTCGCGGCGACCCCCAACGGACGCTTCAGCGGCATGCCCGAGTCCGACGGCACCTCGCCGAGCCACGGCGCCGATAGAAACGGGCCGACGGCGGTTGCCAAGTCCCTCGCGAAGATGGACCAGGTCAAATCAGGCGGAACGCTCCTCAACCAGCGCTTCCTGCCCTCCGTGCTCGCGGGAGAAGAGGGGATCGAGGGCGTCAAGAACCTTATCCGCTCATACTTCAAGCTCGGCGGGCACCACATCCAGTTCAACGTCGTCGACGAAGATACGCTGCGCGACGCGCAGACGAATCCCGACAAATACCGCGGTCTCCTGGTCCGCGTCGCCGGCTACAGCGACTACTTCGTGGACCTCGACAACTACCAGCAGGAAGAGATAATCGCGAGAAACGCGCAGGAAGGTTTCTAA